Proteins encoded in a region of the Bacteroidota bacterium genome:
- a CDS encoding enoyl-CoA hydratase-related protein translates to MSKTAPVFEHVLYELSDGILTLTLNRPEVYNAFNDPMSYALIDALKAARKDPAVRVLVLTGAGDKAFCSGQDLKAIAGKQRSLADSVEKRYNPIARLLYTIEKPIIARVNGVAAGAGAGIVLACDLAIAAEHASFVFAFANIGLVPDTATSFALPRLVGRRKAFELATLGSKIPAAEALQYGFVNRVVPADQLDATVAELAQLYRDKAPIAIGLIKRMLLKSAHADLEDMLQMEAYCQQIAGSTEDYAEAVSAFNEKRKPLFAGK, encoded by the coding sequence ACGTGCTGTATGAACTGAGTGATGGGATACTAACCCTCACGCTAAACCGGCCCGAGGTGTACAACGCCTTTAACGACCCCATGAGCTATGCCCTCATCGATGCGCTGAAGGCCGCCCGAAAGGACCCCGCGGTGCGGGTACTTGTGCTAACCGGTGCAGGAGACAAGGCCTTCTGTAGCGGCCAGGACCTGAAGGCCATAGCCGGCAAGCAGCGCAGCCTGGCAGATAGTGTAGAAAAGCGCTATAACCCCATTGCCCGCCTGCTGTATACCATAGAGAAGCCCATCATTGCGCGGGTAAATGGCGTAGCCGCTGGCGCAGGTGCAGGCATTGTGCTGGCCTGCGACCTGGCCATAGCTGCCGAGCATGCCAGCTTTGTCTTCGCTTTTGCCAACATTGGCCTGGTGCCCGATACCGCCACCAGCTTTGCACTGCCCCGCCTGGTGGGCCGCCGAAAGGCATTTGAACTGGCCACCCTGGGCAGCAAGATACCGGCAGCAGAGGCCCTGCAATATGGCTTTGTAAACCGCGTGGTGCCCGCCGACCAGCTGGATGCCACCGTGGCAGAGCTTGCCCAGCTGTACCGGGATAAAGCCCCGATTGCCATAGGGCTGATTAAGCGCATGCTGCTGAAGAGCGCCCACGCAGACCTGGAGGACATGCTGCAAATGGAGGCCTACTGCCAGCAGATAGCCGGAAGCACCGAGGACTACGCCGAAGCCGTTTCGGCCTTCAATGAGAAAAGAAAACCCCTATTTGCAGGCAAATAA